One Acetobacter ghanensis DNA window includes the following coding sequences:
- a CDS encoding TonB-dependent siderophore receptor, which produces MKRSKIIYTVFFSFILSDAALAADQEKKADNSGQSETVAARNAAAKASKASAIQDELVEVRGRRASIMASSATKTNTPLVETAQSVTVISRDEMDARGVLTLNQAVRYAAGVTADTRGGEGTRYDLFDLRGFTVPTFLDGLKVQDSPTGFAVAQTDTFRLDRVELLKGPASALYGQSSPGGLTALSSKLPTDQKFYGDVGTTGGMFDLYRVDADVGGFATDNGLVRYRLYGTVNGQHTQLSRTGSRRFSISPSFTFGGDGPTTLTLLGNYQYDPESGSYGGVPLVGSLRPGSFGYLPRNFYDGDVPSEKFNRKQGAITYIFNHRFNNDWSFSTRGRYDDIMTDYRSVYNYGDYDSSDLTSGNMLSRGAYGAKEHNHNLAFDSQFKGRVRTGQLHHTLMVGFDYMQQKSVDNEFIGDAPDLDVLHPDYHMAIPAMTPAENYVTSTQQIGVYAQDEIRWRRFILTGSLRNDWYHAHRIQYIDPTNERQNSSQITWRASGLYHFDFGLAPYISYSTSFQPQVGNVYNPDGVTTHQASPSIGKQLEGGVKYQLPGTSLLFTAAGFHIEQSNVLVSVGAIGDYVQSGLVHSDGFEFEAHAEPFHNLMLTAAISVQKVKDDSTGKPLIQSGKGNASLFAFYTMPSGKLKGFGFGGGMRYAAKTYGGELQDGSVWLPQYALFDASISYDLSNVSHSLHGWKVSANVRNLFDKNYIANCFADGAVGGYCYYGERRNAQASIGYSW; this is translated from the coding sequence ATGAAGCGCAGCAAAATTATTTATACGGTTTTTTTCTCGTTTATTCTGAGCGATGCAGCATTGGCCGCAGATCAGGAGAAAAAAGCAGATAATTCCGGCCAGTCGGAAACCGTAGCAGCGAGAAACGCTGCCGCCAAAGCATCCAAGGCGAGCGCCATACAGGATGAACTGGTTGAAGTGCGTGGTCGCCGCGCGTCTATCATGGCGTCCTCCGCGACCAAAACAAATACGCCACTCGTTGAGACAGCGCAGTCCGTCACGGTCATCAGCCGCGATGAGATGGATGCCCGTGGGGTTCTGACTCTCAATCAGGCCGTGCGTTATGCTGCCGGTGTAACGGCAGATACCCGCGGCGGGGAGGGCACGCGTTATGACCTGTTCGATCTGCGTGGGTTTACGGTGCCAACCTTTTTGGATGGGCTGAAAGTCCAGGATAGCCCAACAGGATTTGCCGTTGCCCAGACAGATACGTTCCGTCTGGATCGCGTTGAACTACTCAAAGGGCCGGCTTCGGCCCTTTATGGGCAGTCCAGTCCCGGTGGTCTGACGGCGCTGTCCAGCAAGTTACCAACTGACCAGAAGTTTTATGGCGATGTGGGAACAACCGGCGGGATGTTCGATCTTTACCGTGTTGATGCCGATGTTGGTGGTTTTGCAACGGATAATGGTCTTGTCCGTTACAGGCTCTATGGCACCGTTAACGGGCAGCATACGCAGCTTAGCAGAACGGGTAGCCGGCGCTTTAGCATCAGTCCGTCCTTTACGTTTGGTGGGGATGGGCCAACAACTCTGACCCTGTTGGGCAATTATCAGTATGACCCGGAGAGCGGCTCCTACGGCGGTGTTCCGCTGGTTGGGTCTCTCCGTCCCGGATCATTCGGCTATCTGCCACGCAATTTTTACGATGGGGATGTCCCGTCTGAAAAATTTAACCGCAAGCAAGGGGCCATAACCTACATTTTCAACCATCGTTTTAACAACGACTGGAGCTTTAGCACGCGCGGTCGCTATGATGATATTATGACTGATTATCGTAGTGTGTACAATTACGGTGATTATGACAGTAGCGACCTGACCAGCGGCAATATGCTAAGCCGGGGCGCATACGGTGCCAAGGAACATAACCATAATCTGGCTTTTGATAGTCAGTTCAAGGGGCGTGTCCGCACTGGGCAGCTGCACCACACGCTTATGGTCGGATTTGACTATATGCAGCAGAAATCCGTGGATAATGAATTTATAGGGGATGCACCAGATCTGGATGTTCTGCACCCTGATTATCACATGGCCATACCGGCTATGACACCGGCAGAAAACTATGTGACCAGCACGCAGCAGATTGGTGTTTATGCGCAGGATGAAATCCGCTGGCGTCGTTTTATTCTGACGGGCAGTCTCCGTAACGATTGGTACCATGCTCATCGGATCCAATATATTGATCCGACCAATGAGCGGCAGAACTCCAGCCAGATCACATGGCGTGCATCGGGGCTTTACCATTTCGATTTTGGGTTGGCGCCGTATATCAGCTACTCCACCTCTTTCCAGCCACAGGTGGGGAATGTGTATAATCCCGATGGTGTCACCACGCATCAGGCAAGCCCATCTATTGGTAAACAGCTTGAAGGCGGAGTGAAGTATCAACTGCCCGGCACGTCCTTATTGTTCACCGCAGCAGGTTTCCATATTGAGCAGAGTAATGTGCTTGTGTCTGTTGGTGCTATTGGGGACTACGTACAAAGCGGGTTGGTGCATTCCGATGGGTTTGAATTTGAGGCACATGCGGAGCCGTTCCATAATCTTATGCTGACTGCTGCCATCAGTGTGCAAAAGGTCAAGGATGACTCTACCGGAAAACCGTTGATTCAGTCGGGCAAAGGGAATGCTTCTCTGTTTGCATTTTACACAATGCCCTCTGGAAAGCTGAAAGGTTTTGGTTTTGGGGGCGGTATGCGGTACGCCGCCAAGACGTATGGTGGCGAGTTGCAGGATGGCAGCGTATGGCTCCCACAATACGCACTATTTGATGCGTCTATCTCTTATGACCTGTCAAATGTGTCTCATTCGCTACACGGATGGAAGGTTTCGGCCAATGTGCGTAACCTGTTTGACAAGAACTATATTGCCAACTGTTTTGCCGATGGTGCGGTCGGAGGTTACTGCTATTACGGCGAGCGCCGGAACGCGCAGGCCAGCATAGGATATAGCTGGTAA
- a CDS encoding AraC family transcriptional regulator codes for MKRTADLPHHPPPVVGFADCYTGGFVDAFHVHDRAQLSLFLAGSVTINTQDESFVLGPGQGMWLPANTLHQATCRTDLAFQVVYVDSSLIGPDLLPSKMFEASSLIRGLVDEIIAMTFQFTMDERMSAIARLLVDEVRRGRRIAERLLFPSDHRLRRVCEAIIAQPGDGHDIDYWAREAGMARRTFTRLFQQEMGMGFAAWRRRVRVVEAASRIAAGQSIAKVAFDLGYDNAGSFSTMFHRTFGVAPSSLRFSSIPAPLP; via the coding sequence ATGAAGCGTACAGCCGACCTGCCACATCATCCCCCGCCCGTCGTGGGGTTTGCAGATTGTTATACTGGTGGCTTTGTTGATGCGTTCCATGTGCATGATCGGGCACAGTTATCGTTGTTTTTGGCAGGCAGCGTGACGATCAACACTCAGGATGAGAGCTTTGTGCTCGGGCCGGGTCAGGGTATGTGGCTTCCGGCTAATACACTCCATCAGGCAACCTGTCGGACTGATCTGGCTTTTCAGGTTGTTTACGTTGACTCCAGTCTGATCGGACCGGACCTGCTGCCGAGCAAGATGTTTGAAGCATCTTCCCTCATCCGTGGGTTGGTGGATGAGATTATCGCGATGACCTTCCAGTTTACCATGGATGAACGCATGTCCGCTATTGCTCGGCTTTTGGTAGACGAAGTAAGGCGAGGGCGGCGCATAGCTGAAAGGCTGCTTTTTCCATCTGACCATCGGTTGCGGCGGGTTTGCGAAGCAATTATTGCGCAACCGGGAGATGGGCACGATATTGATTATTGGGCCCGCGAGGCTGGCATGGCACGCCGCACTTTTACCCGCCTTTTCCAGCAGGAAATGGGCATGGGTTTTGCGGCATGGCGTCGTCGGGTGCGGGTGGTTGAGGCCGCCTCACGGATTGCGGCCGGGCAATCAATTGCCAAAGTGGCGTTTGACCTCGGGTATGACAACGCAGGCAGTTTTAGCACAATGTTCCATCGCACATTCGGCGTGGCCCCCAGTTCACTCCGCTTCAGTTCAATACCGGCACCACTTCCGTAA
- a CDS encoding acid phosphatase, with the protein MQHRASVLCAAVCLSLIGWPQAGLTAPVLLPDGRDILPLPPAAGSYAQQADVQAYESTRALKGNSRWQLAQNDADLKPQHVIDDFSCAAGFTLNPEKLPSLLSLLNTLAAPLEQRVTEEKDFWRRPRPFIGNDAAICTPEARTRLTTSFAYPSGHTTWGWLVASILASALPDRSTQIMQRGRIFGESRIVCGVHWKSDVQAGYVNGGAMFAALQDQPWFVAKMATVRAELGSLRTRSTPPNTKTCTMEHEAATNIF; encoded by the coding sequence ATGCAGCATCGTGCTTCCGTTCTGTGTGCTGCGGTCTGCCTGAGCCTGATCGGGTGGCCGCAAGCAGGGCTGACGGCCCCTGTTCTGCTGCCGGATGGTCGGGACATCCTTCCCCTTCCCCCAGCCGCTGGCTCATATGCTCAACAGGCAGACGTGCAGGCGTATGAAAGCACCCGCGCTCTGAAGGGTAACAGCAGGTGGCAACTTGCACAGAATGATGCCGACCTGAAACCGCAACACGTTATTGATGACTTCTCATGCGCTGCTGGATTTACGCTTAACCCAGAAAAACTGCCGTCCCTTCTCAGCTTACTCAACACACTGGCGGCCCCACTGGAGCAACGTGTCACCGAGGAAAAGGACTTCTGGCGGCGGCCACGCCCATTTATTGGTAATGATGCCGCCATTTGCACCCCAGAAGCCCGCACCAGATTGACAACCAGCTTTGCCTATCCATCCGGCCACACAACATGGGGCTGGCTGGTTGCGTCCATTCTGGCCAGTGCTCTGCCCGATCGTTCTACCCAGATTATGCAGCGAGGCCGCATTTTTGGCGAAAGCCGGATTGTTTGCGGCGTACATTGGAAAAGCGACGTGCAGGCTGGCTACGTGAATGGTGGTGCCATGTTTGCTGCATTACAGGACCAGCCGTGGTTTGTTGCAAAAATGGCAACAGTTCGGGCAGAACTTGGCAGTTTACGCACCCGCTCCACACCCCCCAATACCAAAACATGCACCATGGAGCATGAGGCCGCGACAAACATCTTCTAA
- a CDS encoding DUF3500 domain-containing protein, which translates to MRKTSLLLSSILLTTMPAFAEQATPSAPPEPELQSATAKTTSQAAAAGRAFLATFDAKTRAQVQFPFTTQKSATLARFRRSAPDQPSLPATDTQNATPARQGPGMGPPGGFIGEQYGTAIWSNYPVSDVPRPGMQIGKLTANQKTAAFHLLQTLLSAKGYQKVQDIMGADQTLADEGTPFASGKAVYTIAIFGEPSESAPWMLQFGGHHLGLNIVIDGPHGSMTPTLTGAQPALYKRDGKTVRVLAGENDKAFALLNALTPTQRKQAILPYQVSDLVQGPGHDGETIIPEGIKGSALTTDQKTLLISIIEEWAGIINPAYAAPHLQNIHQTLDETWFAWSGPTTHLPDHNGSSYYRIQGPHVFIEFSPQGVGGDPTLHVHTIYRDPANSYGSQFTKP; encoded by the coding sequence ATGCGTAAGACATCTCTGCTACTGAGCAGCATCCTGCTCACCACCATGCCAGCCTTTGCCGAACAGGCCACCCCAAGCGCACCACCCGAACCAGAGCTGCAAAGTGCGACTGCAAAAACCACATCGCAGGCGGCGGCAGCGGGTCGGGCATTTCTGGCCACATTCGATGCTAAAACCCGCGCGCAGGTACAGTTCCCGTTTACCACGCAAAAATCCGCAACATTGGCCCGCTTCCGCCGGAGCGCACCAGACCAGCCCTCTCTCCCTGCTACGGATACACAAAATGCCACTCCAGCCCGGCAGGGTCCGGGTATGGGGCCGCCGGGCGGTTTTATTGGCGAGCAATATGGCACAGCCATCTGGTCCAATTATCCCGTAAGCGATGTCCCCCGTCCGGGTATGCAAATTGGAAAACTGACTGCCAACCAGAAAACTGCTGCATTCCACCTGCTGCAAACACTGCTCAGCGCCAAAGGCTACCAGAAAGTGCAGGACATTATGGGGGCAGATCAGACGCTGGCGGATGAAGGAACGCCTTTTGCATCCGGCAAGGCGGTTTATACCATTGCTATATTTGGCGAACCGTCTGAGAGCGCACCGTGGATGTTACAGTTCGGCGGCCACCATCTGGGCCTAAACATTGTAATTGACGGCCCTCATGGTTCCATGACCCCAACCCTGACCGGGGCTCAGCCTGCCCTCTATAAACGGGATGGCAAAACCGTACGTGTGCTAGCCGGGGAAAACGACAAAGCTTTTGCTCTACTGAACGCCCTTACCCCCACCCAGCGAAAACAGGCCATCCTGCCTTATCAGGTCTCAGACCTTGTGCAGGGACCGGGGCATGATGGGGAAACCATAATACCAGAAGGTATTAAAGGATCTGCCCTGACAACAGACCAAAAGACATTACTCATAAGCATAATAGAAGAATGGGCGGGCATCATCAATCCGGCATATGCCGCGCCACATTTGCAGAACATCCATCAAACACTGGATGAAACATGGTTTGCATGGAGCGGTCCGACAACGCACCTCCCCGACCATAACGGTTCGTCCTACTACCGTATTCAGGGGCCTCATGTATTTATCGAGTTTTCACCACAGGGCGTAGGGGGCGACCCCACACTCCATGTGCATACAATATATAGGGACCCAGCCAACAGCTACGGCAGCCAGTTTACAAAACCATGA
- a CDS encoding prolyl oligopeptidase family serine peptidase encodes MAAVSRRNFVTAGAVLAGSLSSVATGARHMAHAAGAGGFMAASNDSDPAHAGPPSKKAPGIQNICALCEVTGGGEKVYGIAVEYDVNIDPGSLRPDTYIASVFPAAKGFIAGMPQEPDKNRTTATPQRRAITALYTADAPSLRPDRKNVPGRYVIAEFNHDADLSLPTTDSDKVTLVQNRSLRTVAGATYAASPTVWDNTGRHGNNVVIRGVDDWEQSHWWWDDSRSAWLEYSIYLPKSFLEKGGENKSYPLVLAVTHSGTSPDGTCAQTLTEQCIASIWSLPEEQARHECVVITPRYERTTMNDYWEHTFDVENTYKLVQSLLTNTWNYGNPNRDDRRDKILKIDPKRVYCTGWSMGAMTSLWLMARHPETFAAGLIIAGQQRPADMLPLAHQKILIITGSEDDKATPWNEKCVPLWEQVGGKVVRPKEYLDPALIFPIDRQEKLTNQIKHYLAQNGNITFLTFQGVDHMGSARKFFHIQAARDWLLEQAKT; translated from the coding sequence ATGGCCGCAGTATCGAGACGAAACTTTGTTACGGCGGGCGCAGTCCTAGCCGGTTCTCTATCTTCCGTAGCAACCGGTGCGCGGCACATGGCCCACGCTGCAGGTGCTGGCGGCTTTATGGCTGCGTCCAACGATAGCGACCCTGCTCATGCGGGCCCTCCATCCAAAAAAGCACCCGGCATTCAAAACATCTGTGCGCTCTGCGAAGTAACGGGCGGGGGAGAAAAAGTTTACGGCATTGCTGTAGAATATGATGTGAATATCGACCCCGGCAGCCTACGGCCGGATACTTACATCGCCTCTGTTTTTCCCGCGGCTAAAGGCTTTATTGCGGGTATGCCGCAAGAGCCGGACAAAAACCGGACAACAGCAACACCGCAACGCCGCGCAATTACAGCGCTCTACACCGCCGACGCCCCCTCTCTACGGCCTGACCGGAAGAATGTGCCGGGACGATACGTTATTGCCGAATTTAACCATGACGCGGACCTAAGCCTCCCCACCACAGATAGTGATAAAGTCACACTGGTTCAGAACCGGAGCCTCCGCACCGTTGCTGGTGCGACCTATGCCGCAAGCCCCACGGTATGGGACAACACAGGCCGCCACGGGAACAACGTTGTTATTCGCGGTGTTGATGATTGGGAGCAAAGCCACTGGTGGTGGGATGACAGCCGCTCGGCATGGCTTGAATACAGCATTTACCTGCCAAAATCCTTTTTGGAAAAAGGGGGAGAGAACAAATCCTACCCTCTGGTTCTGGCCGTAACCCATTCAGGCACCAGCCCTGATGGCACATGCGCGCAGACCCTGACCGAACAATGCATTGCCAGCATATGGAGCCTGCCGGAAGAACAGGCGCGCCATGAATGTGTGGTCATCACACCCCGTTATGAACGCACAACCATGAACGATTACTGGGAACATACGTTTGATGTGGAGAACACCTACAAGCTGGTGCAATCCCTGCTCACCAACACATGGAACTATGGCAACCCCAACCGTGATGACCGGCGTGACAAAATTCTGAAAATCGACCCTAAAAGGGTGTATTGCACCGGCTGGTCCATGGGAGCGATGACCTCGCTGTGGCTGATGGCCAGACACCCCGAAACATTTGCCGCCGGACTGATTATTGCAGGCCAACAAAGACCTGCTGATATGCTGCCCCTAGCCCACCAGAAAATTCTTATCATAACCGGTTCGGAAGACGACAAGGCTACCCCGTGGAATGAAAAATGCGTCCCTCTATGGGAGCAGGTCGGGGGCAAAGTTGTTCGCCCCAAAGAGTATCTGGACCCGGCGCTAATTTTTCCAATTGACCGACAGGAAAAGTTGACCAACCAGATAAAACATTATCTGGCTCAGAACGGGAACATCACCTTCCTAACGTTCCAAGGTGTGGATCATATGGGATCAGCCCGCAAGTTTTTCCATATTCAGGCAGCAAGGGACTGGCTGCTTGAGCAGGCCAAAACATAA
- a CDS encoding deaminated glutathione amidase: protein MPLSIRIARMKVALGQFAVASEWQVNLDQCLSFIHRAVAEGAKLLILPESIIAADMHDAGITVRTAQPLDGPFVSGLVNALAGTDLTLICCIATPAHPALTHNCQIVLDATGLVACYRKLHLYDAFSMKESNDYVPGAELPPIVQVGDIKVGLMTCYDVRFPEVARSLAVRGADMLTVPAAWVRGPGKEWHWEVMVTARALENTCYVAAVGECGPRNIGASMLVDPLGVAVVRAGCHPDLLFANVDKERIRTTRAALPVLANRRFKDPELNS from the coding sequence ATGCCGCTGTCAATAAGGATTGCCCGGATGAAAGTCGCTCTAGGACAGTTTGCCGTTGCTTCGGAATGGCAGGTCAATCTTGACCAATGTCTTTCATTTATTCACCGGGCCGTGGCCGAGGGCGCCAAACTTCTGATTTTGCCAGAAAGCATTATTGCCGCGGACATGCATGACGCCGGAATTACCGTGCGTACGGCACAGCCGCTGGATGGACCATTTGTAAGCGGACTGGTGAACGCGCTGGCGGGAACTGATCTAACCCTGATCTGCTGCATCGCCACCCCGGCCCACCCGGCGTTGACCCATAACTGCCAGATTGTGCTGGATGCTACCGGGTTGGTCGCCTGCTACCGCAAACTCCACCTTTATGACGCCTTCAGCATGAAGGAATCGAATGACTATGTTCCCGGTGCCGAACTGCCTCCCATTGTGCAGGTCGGGGACATAAAGGTGGGTTTGATGACCTGCTACGATGTGCGGTTCCCCGAAGTTGCACGCTCTCTTGCTGTAAGAGGGGCCGATATGCTGACCGTGCCAGCCGCGTGGGTCCGTGGGCCGGGTAAGGAATGGCATTGGGAGGTTATGGTAACGGCCCGTGCGTTGGAAAATACCTGCTATGTGGCTGCTGTGGGGGAGTGCGGTCCACGCAACATAGGGGCTAGCATGTTGGTTGACCCCCTAGGGGTTGCCGTCGTGCGTGCAGGCTGCCACCCCGATCTGCTTTTTGCTAATGTGGACAAGGAGCGTATTCGCACAACGCGTGCCGCCCTGCCTGTGCTTGCTAATCGCAGGTTCAAGGATCCGGAACTGAATAGCTGA